The Pseudomonas sp. S06B 330 genome contains the following window.
TCCCCGCTGGTGCACCTGCCGCGCATCAAGTACGGCAAAGCCCTGAGGATCGTCATTGGTGGTACGCAGGCCGATCTGCACCGAGCGCGACGGATCCACCAGGCCTTCACGCGCGGCGTGCCAAAACATCGTGCCGTGGTCGACACGCCCGCCCCCCTCCTCGTCCGGCCAAGTGTCGCTGTGGGCATCAAAATGAATCAGAGACAACGGCCCGTGTTTACGCGCATGCGCCTTGAGCAGCGGATAACTGATGAAGTGATCACCCCCCAGGGTGAGCATGGCGCACCCCCCTTCAAGGATCTGTTCGGCATGAGCCTGGATGCGCTGGGGAATGGTCTGCGGGCTGCCGTAATCGAAATCACAGTCACCGTAGTCGATCACCGCCAGATGATCGAACGGATCGAATTCCCATGGCCAGTGGCGAGCCCAGGCCTGTTGCACCGAGGCTGCACGAATGGCCCGCGGGCCGAAGCGCGCACCCGGACGGTTACTGGTGGCGGTGTCGAACGGCACGCCGCTGACTACCACATCGACACCGCGCAGGTCGCGGCTGTAGCGCCGCCTGGAAAAACTGGTGATACCGGCAAAGGTATTTTCCGCGACCGTGCCATACAGGCTTTCGCGGGTCATGGCCTGGTCGTTGTTGGGGGCGAGATCCATCATCGGGCTCCTGGTTCTTTGTTATTGGCGACTACGAAAAGCGGTCCACAGCCGGGTGCGCTGGCGCATGTCGGCCAAGCTCATGCTACGGTCGGCAAACAGCCGCGCGCGCACTTCATCCGAGGGGTAGATGTCCGGGTCGCCACGTACCGCTTCGTCCACCAATACGGTGGCAGCTTGGTTGGCGTTGGCGAAAAACAGCGTGTTGGTCAGCGGCGCCACCGAATCAGGGCGCAGCATGAAAGCAATGAAGGCCTTGGCCGCCTCTGGGTGCGGCGCATCTTTGGGGATGGCCAGATTGTCTTGCCAAATGATCGTGCCTTCCCGGGGAATCCGGTACACCACCTGGTAGGGCTTGTCGGCTTGCCGGGCCTGATCGGCGGCCATGGCCGCATCACCGTTATAGGTCAGCGCCAAACACACACTGCCGTTGGCCAGGTCGTTGATCTGCCGACCGTTGGCCACATAGCTGACCGACGGCTGCAGCTGCTGGAGCAGCGCCTGGGCTGCGGCCAGATCGTCCTTGTTACGGCTGTACGGGTCTTTGCCCAGGTAGTGCAAGGCCACACCGATCACCTCCTGAGGCGAGTCGGACATGGCTATTCCGCAGTCCTTGAGCTTGCTGGCGTATTCGGGTTTGAACAACAGGTCAAGGCTGTCCAGCGGCGCATCGCCCACACGCTGGCGCACCGCTTCAAGGTTCATCCCCAGTCCCAGCGTGCCCCAGGTGTAAGGCACCGCGTACTGGTTGCCGGGGTCCACTTCGGCCAGCTTGGCCAACAGGTCCTTGTCCAGATTGCTGTAGCCGGGCATTTGTTGGGCCTGCAGCGGTTGCAGGGCGCCGGCCGCCAGAGCACGGGCCAGCAGGCTGGAGGACGGCACAACCACGTCATAACCACTGCCACCGGTGAGCAACTTGGTTTCCAATACCTCTGTGGTGTCGAACGTGTCGTACCGCACCTTGTAGCCGCTTTCCTTTTCAAAGCGCTGCAAAACCTCTGGCGCCACGTAATCGGCCCAGCTGTAGAGGTTGAGGACTTTTTCTTCGGCCTGAAGCGGCAAGGCCAGCATCACCGGGAACAACCACAGGTATCTACGCATGTCGGGCACCTTTATCAGTGAATGCCGCCAGCATGCACGCCGGGTTACATTACAAAAATGGCAACTTCCTTAAGCTGACATTCATCAGGAGCAATGTTTGATGCTCGGACAACTGCACGACCTCGACCTGCAC
Protein-coding sequences here:
- the speB gene encoding agmatinase, with product MDLAPNNDQAMTRESLYGTVAENTFAGITSFSRRRYSRDLRGVDVVVSGVPFDTATSNRPGARFGPRAIRAASVQQAWARHWPWEFDPFDHLAVIDYGDCDFDYGSPQTIPQRIQAHAEQILEGGCAMLTLGGDHFISYPLLKAHARKHGPLSLIHFDAHSDTWPDEEGGGRVDHGTMFWHAAREGLVDPSRSVQIGLRTTNDDPQGFAVLDARQVHQRGCAAIIEAVRARVGDHPVYLTFDIDCLDPAYAPGTGTPVCGGLSTLQALEIIGGLRGINLVGMDLVEVAPAYDHADITALAGATLAMEMLCLYAARHKVDR
- a CDS encoding extracellular solute-binding protein yields the protein MRRYLWLFPVMLALPLQAEEKVLNLYSWADYVAPEVLQRFEKESGYKVRYDTFDTTEVLETKLLTGGSGYDVVVPSSSLLARALAAGALQPLQAQQMPGYSNLDKDLLAKLAEVDPGNQYAVPYTWGTLGLGMNLEAVRQRVGDAPLDSLDLLFKPEYASKLKDCGIAMSDSPQEVIGVALHYLGKDPYSRNKDDLAAAQALLQQLQPSVSYVANGRQINDLANGSVCLALTYNGDAAMAADQARQADKPYQVVYRIPREGTIIWQDNLAIPKDAPHPEAAKAFIAFMLRPDSVAPLTNTLFFANANQAATVLVDEAVRGDPDIYPSDEVRARLFADRSMSLADMRQRTRLWTAFRSRQ